In Fusarium falciforme chromosome 9, complete sequence, the following are encoded in one genomic region:
- a CDS encoding Zn(2)-C6 fungal-type domain-containing protein: MTAALAQPTVTVKDPSAVRKRRRRAPAGGASDDCFSCSKKNIKCDRRRPYCSQCLEVGSECSGYKTQLTWGVGVASRGKLRGLSLPIAKAPPVTREPKKHSGSRSRSSSAAVPQSIESEESGRMPQGPIDIPMVTQVASAPTTPFTMAGYDYLSMSQPEHPPSLPQGSWGSINYSPGQEPTPKFNRFPLPLVTEDLASSIDSLNEVDYLSPMSQSFTRDDVSYVHSPSYMYDSYTTGNSSPGPQSPPASLYVDHGRTIAPTSCPSLAHAPSELSSSLHSHMDNFDSQLSSRIVRDCDSFGVPEAEAYSASYNSMPIAWQSPSIQEEDVKSHHSDFAPSHWPTASETQSVHVSQDLISKMPFFMDYYENIMCPSMVFIDGPHNPFRDHILRLAANSQSLSHAICALASCNLRMKRKLSLGRDTRELSEKLMADKHAAEAMADTQSDDLSLAEEYQHRNLAVHLLNEQLNDRNKSTHDSVLATILLLCHYRMVESGIAKFHTQFAGVNKILALRSQQFTASGDSAWMEALFTYFDAISASINEREAQVHPGFGSISDVQLPVGAENLVGCDCELFKTISRLGRLNLLSQNRPVKSRSHGVSGRSPSPSYISPLGHAHKATFGMGMGVPGQQTGDMNLADHGYEGNTFGTTLNGEGLISSTSSTTTYDDNRSLFWHEWKEARLALQSWQFDTSRVAASLPGSPTQGQLRDLESLSEAFRYAALLYTERLVSPSLPSGHQSIQSLVSQVIYYAANLETGSSAEKFLLWPLFVAGCECVNELQQDMVRSKCRDIMFRSGYMNNLAALEVLERLWAGEWTGEEPLSPGARAGGQRGPFNWTKCIGGPGVEVEWIMF, translated from the exons ATGACGGCCGCTCTTGCACAACCGACCGTTACGGTCAAAGACCCTTCTGCAGTTCGCAAGCGCAGAAGACGCGCCCCGGCAGGTGGTGCTTCTGATGACTGCTTTTCTTGCTCCAAGAAGAACATCAAGTGTGACCGCAGGCGGCCATACTGCTCTCAATGTCTCGAGGTTGGCAGTGAATGCTCTGGCTACAAGACACAGCTCACTTGGGGAGTTGGTGTGGCCAGCCGGGGTAAACTCCGCGGTCTGTCCTTGCCCATTGCGAAAGCGCCTCCCGTCACTCGGGAGCCCAAGAAGCACTCAGGATCTCGCTCACGGTCCAGCTCCGCTGCTGTTCCCCAGAGCATCGAGTCTGAAGAGTCTGGAAGAATGCCTCAGGGACCGATTGATATTCCCATGGTGACCCAGGTTGCGTCTGCACCCACGACTCCTTTCACAATGGCAGGATATGATTACCTTTCCATGTCTCAACCTGAGCATCCGCCTTCACTCCCTCAGGGAAGCTGGGGCAGCATCAATTACTCCCCTGGCCAAGAACCGACACCCAAATTCAACCGATTTCCCCTTCCTCTTGTCACTGAGGACCTTGCGTCTTCCATTGACTCCCTGAATGAGGTGGACTATCTCTCCCCCATGAGCCAATCTTTCACAAGAGACGACGTATCCTACGTTCACAGCCCGTCCTACATGTACGACAGCTATACGACTGGCAACAGCTCCCCCGGCCCCCAGAGCCCTCCCGCGTCTCTCTATGTCGACCACGGCAGGACTATTGCCCCGACATCTTGCCCAAGCCTAGCACATGCGCCTTCAGAGTTGAGCTCGAGTCTCCATTCTCACATGGACAACTTCGACTCGCAGCTGAGCAGCCGCATTGTTCGGGATTGTGACTCTTTCG GCGTACCTGAAGCCGAAGCATATAGCGCAAGCTACAACTCGATGCCCATCGCGTGGCAGTCGCCATCGATtcaagaggaggatgtcAAGTCTCATCACTCGGACTTTGCCCCCTCGCATTGGCCCACGGCTTCCGAAACCCAATCTGTTCATGTGAGCCAGGACCTAATCTCCAAGATGCCCTTTTTCATGGATTACTACGAGAATATCATGTGCCCCTCGATGGTCTTCATTGATGGGCCACACAACCCCTTCCGAGACCATATCTTGCGACTAGCTGCAAACAGCCAGAGTCTGAGCCATGCCATTTGTGCTCTTGCATCCTGCAATCTACGCATGAAGAGGAAACTGAGTCTCGGACGTGATACTCGAGAGCTTTCTGAGAAGTTGATGGCTGACAAACACGCCGCCGAAGCCATGGCAGACACTCAGTCCGACGACCTCTCCCTCGCCGAGGAATACCAACACCGCAACTTGGCTGTGCACCTACTGAACGAGCAACTCAATGACCGGAACAAGTCGACCCACGATTCTGTCCTCGCCACGATTCTCCTCCTGTGCCACTACCGCATGGTGGAGTCGGGCATCGCCAAGTTTCATACCCAGTTCGCGGGTGTCAACAAGATCCTTGCTCTCAGGTCTCAGCAGTTTACCGCTTCGGGAGATTCTGCCTGGATGGAGGCCCTGTTCACCTATTTTGATGCCATCTCGGCAAGCATCAACGAGCGTGAAGCACAAGTACACCCCGGATTTGGAAGCATTTCGGATGTTCAGCTTCCTGTTGGGGCCGAGAACCTGGTTGGCTGCGACTGCGAGCTCTTCAAGACAATCAGCAGACTTGGCCGCCTGAATTTGCTCTCGCAGAACCGTCCAGTCAAGTCTCGATCCCATGGCGTTTCCGGGCGGTCACCTTCGCCATCATACATCTCCCCACTGGGCCATGCCCACAAAGCAACCtttggcatgggcatgggggtGCCGGGCCAGCAAACAGGGGATATGAATCTCGCCGATCATGGATACGAGGGCAACACATTCGGCACGACGCTTAACGGCGAGGGACTCATCTCGTCCACTAGCTCGACCACAACCTACGACGATAACCGATCACTTTTCTGGCACGAGTGGAAGGAGGCTCGCCTAGCCCTACAGAGCTGGCAATTTGATACCTCAAGGGTCGCCGCCTCACTCCCTGGATCACCTACACAGGGGCAGTTACGCGATCTTGAATCACTGTCCGAAGCATTCCGCTATGCTGCGCTGTTGTACACAGAACGGCTTGTGAGCCCCTCGTTGCCGTCCGGTCACCAAAGCATCCAGAGCCTCGTGAGCCAAGTGATCTACTATGCAGCAAATCTGGAGACGGGCAGTAGTGCCGAGAAGTTTTTGCTTTGGCCGCTCTTTGTGGCTGGGTGCGAGTGCGTCAACGAGCTGCAGCAGGACATGGTGCGGTCAAAATGCCGGGACATCATGTTCCGCTCGGGCTACATGAACAACCTAGCGGCTCTCGAGGTGCTGGAGAGGCTATGGGCGGGAGAGTGGACGGGAGAGGAACCGTTGAGCCCGGGGGCCAGGGCCGGGGGTCAACGCGGACCGTTCAACTGGACAAAGTGCATCGGCGGTCCCGGGGTGGAGGTGGAGTGGATCATGTTTTGA